In a genomic window of Pararge aegeria chromosome 7, ilParAegt1.1, whole genome shotgun sequence:
- the LOC120625237 gene encoding uncharacterized protein CG4449 has translation MSSSDSEDGCYSNVVKNRELIREQCRMKLLANTEVAAVKCTGKTDISIINLEKKESTTSNTARVANNTTSSLIVDSIEDDFIIDEIIAKNSKPVPRSRGRKKKESVIRANATEEPVVGNTGGRGRGRVSRRGRASKTNVIDMGICNNLASAPLSNGRGRKTRSSASTSAIEDLLGALISNRGRGRKRSRVNYSPNSSVEELLQNLSPVNINGRGNTRQQSRGRGVSPLAVASPIYPTYSIGNTDEYPDMSDDVPLFSKPSTKTKHETVDLDQTVTENVDDNESLSVKVIWKSFENFKFTIRKYQNITQIFDFFAQKENVSKDKLLFMYKNKILTREDTPASIDYNIAKFIDGGVVSHSVHNIFKNKTIINGIKIKFQCQNIKKPLEIAIGNDDKLSLAMTQCAETLEVPLNKLKFEFDGDIVAGTSSPQQMGLEDGDCIDVMMLS, from the exons ATGTCTTCATCTGACTCCGAAGACGGGTGTTACAGCAATGTGGTGAAAAACCGAGAACTCATTCGTGAGCAATGTCGAATGAAATTACTAGCAAACACTGAAGTTGCAGCTGTAAAATGTACCGGTAAAACTGATATTAGTATCATCAACTTGGAAAAAAAGGAGAGCACCACATCAAATACAGCAAGAGTAGCTAATAACACCACAAGTTCATTGATTGTCGATTCCATTGAAGATGATTTCATTATAGACGAAATTATTGCGAAAAACTCTAAACCCGTTCCACGGTCTAGAGgtagaaaaaagaaagaaagtgtTATACGAGCCAATGCCACAGAAGAACCTGTAGTTGGTAATACAGGGGGTAGGGGCCGAGGAAGGGTTAGCAGGAGGGGCAGAGCATCCAAAACCAATGTTATAGATATGGGAATATGCAATAATTTAGCCTCGGCTCCATTATCAAATGGTAGAGGCAGAAAAACAAGAAGTTCAGCTAGCACGTCAGCCATCGAAGATTTACTGGGTGCATTAATAAGCAACAGAGGTAGAGGCCGAAAAAGGAGTAGAGTGAACTATTCCCCAAATAGCTCAGTTGAAGAGTTATTACAAAATTTGTCACCAGTTAACATTAACGGACGAGGTAACACTAGACAACAGAGTAGAGGTAGAGGTGTGAGTCCACTAGCTGTAGCCAGTCCAATTTATCCAACATATAGCATTGGTAATACGGATGAGTATCCCGATATGTCCGATGATGTACCATTATTTAGTAAACCgtctacaaaaacaaaacatgaGACTGTTGACTTAGATCAAACAGTAACTGAGAATGTAGACGACAATGAATCGTTATCAGTAAAAGTCATATGGAAAAGTTTTGAAAACTTCAAATTCACGATACGTAAATACCAGAATATAACTCAGATATTCGATTTTTTTGCCCAGAAAGAAAATGTTAGTAAGGACAAATTGTTATTCatgtacaaaaacaaaatattaacacGTGAAGATACACCAGCGTCGATAGATTACAATATCGCTAAATTCATTGATGGAGGTGTTGTGAGTCATagtgtacataatatatttaaaaataaaactataatcaATGGAATTAAGATAAAATTCCAATGTCAGAACATTAAGAAGCCTCTAGAAATAGCGATCGGGAATGATGATAAGCTTTCATTAGCGATGACCCAATGCGCTGAGACCTTGGAGGTTCcattaaataagcttaagtttgaGTTTGATGGTGACATTGTTGCAG GCACAAGTTCACCTCAACAGATGGGTTTGGAAGATGGCGATTGTATTGATGTTATGATGCTCAGCTGA